The genomic DNA CATGCTGCAGGCCGACGAACCCGACGACTTTGTGCTCGCGACCGGCGTTGGCTACACGATCCGTGAGTTTCTCGATGCGTCGTTCGAGCACGTCGGTCTCGACTGGCACGACTTCGTCAAGTTCGACGAGCGCTACTTGCGCCCCACCGAAGTTGATGCTCTCATCGGTGACCCTTCAAAAGCTCAGGCGAAGCTCGGATGGAAGGCCACCATCGACGGGAATCAGCTGGCCAAGCTCATGGTTGATGCGGATGTGAAAGCACTTGAAGTAGGCCCTGAGTGGATTGACCCCGTCAAGCTCGCTTCGTGGGGCACCGCGTGACCGCTGTCGACGGCGTCGAATACACACCGCAAGAACTCGACCGCGACGCCACGTTCTACGTCGCCGGGCACCGCGGGCTCGTTGGGTCTGCCATTGTTCGAAAGCTTGAGTCGTCGGGCTTTGAGAACATCGTCGGCAAGACGTCATCTGAGCTCGATCTGAAAGATCGTGATCAGGTCTTCAGCTACATGGCTGAAGCCAAGCCCAAGTACGTTGTGCTTGCTGCGGCAAAGGTGGGTGGCATCCTCGCTAACAGCACGTACCCCGTCGATTTCTTGAGCGACAACATGCGCATTCAGGTGAACGTGCTTGATGCAGCTCTCGCAAACGACGTGGAGCGCGTGCTGTTTCTCGGCTCATCGTGCATCTATCCCAAGTTTGCCGAGCAGCCCATTCGCGAAGATTCGCTGCTTACCGGGCACCTCGAGCCCACGAACGACGCCTATGCGATCGCCAAGATCGCGGGCATCTTGCAGACGCAGGCGGTTCGCCGCCAATACGGGCTGCCGTGGATCTCGGCGATGCCCACAAACCTCTACGGGCCGAACGACAACTTCTCACCCAAGGGTTCGCACGTGCTGCCAGCGCTGATTCGTCGCTACGACGACGCGGCGAAGAGCGGCTCGGGCACAGTCACCAACTGGGGCACGGGCACTCCGCGCCGCGAGTTCTTGCACGCCGACGACATGGCCGATGCCTGCTTGCACCTCATGGAGCACTACGACGGGCCCGATCAAGTCAACGTCGGCACCGGTAGCGATGTGACCATCCGCGAGATCGCGGAGACGATTGCTGGCGTCACCGGCTTCAGCGGCGAGACCGACTGGGACACGACAAAGCCCGACGGCACACCGCAGAAGTTGCTCGACGTGTCGAAGCTTGCTGATGCCGGGTGGAACTCGAAGATTTCGCTGCAAGAGGGTCTGGAACGCACTGTCGCTTGGTACCACGACCACGTCGACTCGATCCGCGAGTAGCTCATGCCGTATCGGCACATCGTTCTGTTCGATGTGTATAAAGACGTGCCCGAAGAACGACTGGCCCACGCGCTGCACACTCTGCGTGGGCTAGCTGTTCTCCCCGGTGTTTCGTCTTGGCGGATCGAGATGTCTCTCGATGAGCGTAAAGGCCGCGTTGTGGTCGAAGACTCGACGTTTGTTGATCAAGAGAGCTTTATTGCGTTTCGGGACTGCGCTGAACATCGCGCAGCTGCCGAAGAGATGTCGCACATCGCCGATTGGCGGATCGGCGACTACGTCATTGAGTGAGCATTCGGCTCAAGAGGTCGGCTGAGCCCGGCGCCTTGCGATTCAAGGCCGTCTCATACTTTCCGCCACGCTACTTGCGGTGATGCAGCTGGGGACACAGCAAGCACAGCATGACACGCGTTCGATGTAGCCCGATTCGAGCTCGTGTCGTAGCAAGTCGCTAGGCTCGCCCTCGTGACAGAAGAAACGACGGAGCCGTCAGCTCGCTCGGGAGCGTACACATTACCCACCTGGGTTCGCTGGCTCTTGGGTCTGCTCGGCATTATCTCCGCATTCGGAGCAGTACTTGTGCTGACCAAAGAGCACCCCTCCGATCTCGCGGCAAGCACAATCCTCGTTATTACCGGCGTTGCGTGGTTACTGGCGTTGGTTGGGAGACTTCCTAAAAGCTTCGAAGTGGCTGGAATGACTCTCGAATACGAGCAAGACGAGATGGCAGACTTCATCTCCACGCTGCGCGGTTCGGGTATCGAGCAAGACACTGAAGACGCGCTACTCAAACAGCTTTCCGCAATGAGCCGAGACAAGCGGACATTCCGGAAAGCGAAAAACCAATCCAACAAGACCTCGTCCGATGACTCGACCCGAATGAGCGAACCCGACGGCGACGAGTACGTCGACGATTCTGGCCAAGCACAGTCCGGCGCTGAATCGACGGGAATCCCCAAGTGGATTTCAGAGCTTGCAGACGGCAATCAGGTAGGCCGATCCGAGCCAGTTCGAGGTGCGGGGCGAGGCAATCCCCCGATTGTAGATTTCAAACTAACGGTGGGCGGTGTCGGAGTCGTGGTTCAGACACCGCGTGCCTGGAGTCCGACGAGCTTGGGCCTACTCCGGGCACGCATAGAACGAGTATTGGCAGAAGGCACAGATGTGAGTTTTGCCGTCGTGGTCTCTCCTCCGGAGGCTCTCGAAAAAATAGAGCGGGAGTTCCGTTCGGTAAGTGATGAGCTAAGCCAACGCATCAAAATTTACGCTGCAGACAAAGTCGAGCCGAAAGCAGTACGGCAAGCGGTCGAAAGGCTCGGACGCGCCTAAGTGCGATCGTCGTCCCCGCAAGAAACGTCACTCTGATGTAATAGAACGTGCTGCCCACTGGCAGCAAACGTGCGCTCGGGGAGTCTCATGAAGCTTTCGGTCATTGGTTGTGGCTATTTGGGTGCCGTTCACGCGGCAGCCATGGCATCCATCGGTCACGACGTTGTCGGCATCGATGTCGACCAGCACAAGATCGATACCCTCTCGCAGGGCAAGGCTCCCTTCTTTGAGCCTGGGTTGCAAGAGATCCTCACGGCCGGCATCGAGTCGGGCAAGCTTCGCTTCACCACCGACATGGCCGAGGCACAGGGCTCCAAGGTGCACTTCGTCGGCGTCGGCACCCCGCAGCAAAAAGACGGCTACGCGGCAGACCTCACCTACGTCAACGCCGCTGTCGAGGGCCTGCTCCCCTACCTATCTGAGGGCGACCTCGTTGCGGGCAAGTCGACGGTTCCCGTCGGCACCGCGGCAGACCTCGCCAAAAAGGTCACGACCACCGGCGCAACCCTCGTTTGGAACCCCGAGTTCTTGCGCGAAGGCTGGGCCGTGCAAGACACCATCGACCCCGACCGCCTCGTAGCTGGCATACCCGCGGGCGCCGAGGGCGAGCGCGCAGCCGACATCCTGCGCGAAATCTACTACCCCTCCATCGACAAGGGCACGCCGTTCATCGTCACCGACTATGCAACGGCAGAGCTGGTCAAGGTATCCGCCAACGCGTTCTTGGCCACCAAGATCTCGTTCATCAACGCGATGGCCGAGATCGCCGAAGCCACCGGAGCCGACGTCACCCAGCTCGCCGACGCCATCGGGCACGACGACCGCATCGGCCGCAAGTTCTTGGGCGCCGGCATCGGTTTTGGTGGCGGATGCCTCCCCAAAGACATCCGCGCATTCTCAGCACGCGCCGAAGAACTCGGCCGCGGCGAATCGGTCGCGTTCCTGCGCGAAATGGACGAAATCAACATGCGCCGCCGCGAACGCGCCGTGCAGCTCGTCGTTGAAGGCCTCGGAGGCCAGGTCTACGAAAAGAAGATCACCGTACTTGGCGCGGCGTTCAAGCCTCACAGCGACGACATCCGCGACTCCCCCGCCCTCGACGTCGCCGTGCGCCTGCACGGACTCGGCGCCAAGGTCACCGTCACCGACCCCGCCGCCATCGAAAACGCCCAGCGCGTGCACCCCCAGCTCGGGTACGTGCTCGACCGCGACGAAGCTCTCACCGGTGCGGATGCCGTCATCGTCGTCACCGAATGGGACGAATACCGTCGCCAGCTCTCGCCCGAGCACGCGGCATCCCTCACGGCCGGCACCGTCATCGTCGACGGACGCAACTGCCTCGACGCCGCCGCGTGGCGCGCCGCCGGCTGGACCTACTACGGCATGGGCCGCCCGTAAGGCTTAGCTTTGGGGTGGGGCGGGCTTAGCGGCCAGTTCCGCCGTCGCGACCCGCGTGGCCCGCGCCATAGACGCCAGGGCCCATCGGGCCGTAGTCGGTGTCGTTGATTCGACGCTCGGTGCGGCTGGGTTGCCCGCTATTGACGCCGCGTGCCCAGCGCAGCATCGACAGCGCGAGCACGAGGCCGGAAGCGAGGCCGAGGCCGAGGCCCCACCAGAGGTCTTGAATCACGGCGCTCAGCCCGAGGCCCATCAGCAGCCCGAGCGCCAGGCCTGAGGCCCAGGCGACGACGATGCCGTATGTGCTGGCTGAGGTCACTGGTGTTTCGCTCATGCGGCCACGATAGCTTTTTCGGGTGGTTTCGGGCCATCCTCTTCTCCCCAAATTTCTTTTGAGAAAGTTATTCACATCGGGGCTTTTTGGGGTGCTTTGGGGTGGTCAATGTCGGAGGTATGTTCGATACTTGAGTCATGTCAGAGAACACGACCACACACCACTCGCCCGGGGCTCGTACCCGGGCTGAGGTTGTGTTGTCGGCAGAATCTCGCGTGGCGCAGATCGCGCAGCTCGAAGCTGCGCTGGCAGCGGACCTCGCCGAAGCCGGGCGGATGGCACTCGCTGAGATGCGCTTGATCGCGTCTCGTGAGTCGCGGGAACGAGAGATTCCGATGCGCTCCATGGCAGCAGAACTCGGGGCGGCGCTACGGATGTCGGATCGCACCGCGCAAAACCGCATCGACGACGCGATGGAAATCACCGAGCACTACCCCGAGACGTTCGCGTCATGGAGCGCGGGGCGTGTCTCGGAACGGCACGTACAAGCCGTCTTGCGGGCGGGCGA from Microbacterium endophyticum includes the following:
- a CDS encoding GDP-L-fucose synthase family protein gives rise to the protein MTAVDGVEYTPQELDRDATFYVAGHRGLVGSAIVRKLESSGFENIVGKTSSELDLKDRDQVFSYMAEAKPKYVVLAAAKVGGILANSTYPVDFLSDNMRIQVNVLDAALANDVERVLFLGSSCIYPKFAEQPIREDSLLTGHLEPTNDAYAIAKIAGILQTQAVRRQYGLPWISAMPTNLYGPNDNFSPKGSHVLPALIRRYDDAAKSGSGTVTNWGTGTPRREFLHADDMADACLHLMEHYDGPDQVNVGTGSDVTIREIAETIAGVTGFSGETDWDTTKPDGTPQKLLDVSKLADAGWNSKISLQEGLERTVAWYHDHVDSIRE
- a CDS encoding Dabb family protein, whose product is MPYRHIVLFDVYKDVPEERLAHALHTLRGLAVLPGVSSWRIEMSLDERKGRVVVEDSTFVDQESFIAFRDCAEHRAAAEEMSHIADWRIGDYVIE
- a CDS encoding UDP-glucose dehydrogenase family protein — translated: MKLSVIGCGYLGAVHAAAMASIGHDVVGIDVDQHKIDTLSQGKAPFFEPGLQEILTAGIESGKLRFTTDMAEAQGSKVHFVGVGTPQQKDGYAADLTYVNAAVEGLLPYLSEGDLVAGKSTVPVGTAADLAKKVTTTGATLVWNPEFLREGWAVQDTIDPDRLVAGIPAGAEGERAADILREIYYPSIDKGTPFIVTDYATAELVKVSANAFLATKISFINAMAEIAEATGADVTQLADAIGHDDRIGRKFLGAGIGFGGGCLPKDIRAFSARAEELGRGESVAFLREMDEINMRRRERAVQLVVEGLGGQVYEKKITVLGAAFKPHSDDIRDSPALDVAVRLHGLGAKVTVTDPAAIENAQRVHPQLGYVLDRDEALTGADAVIVVTEWDEYRRQLSPEHAASLTAGTVIVDGRNCLDAAAWRAAGWTYYGMGRP